Part of the Aquificaceae bacterium genome is shown below.
TGCTAAAAACTCTGTCTATTTTCACCATACTTATTGCATTTCCAGTTTTACTATTCAGGTTTTTTAATAGGATTGTATCATTAATGAATAACCAGTTGTTTTTAAACCTCATAATTTCATCAACCACAACCTCTGGTGGTATTGTTTCAAGACCTTCTACATGTAGAGCTTTTATTTTGAAAAATTCTACATTGTCAGTAAAGTAAGGAAAAAAAAACCAGAAATACCCACCGAAAAAAGCCACAGAACAGAAAGAATGTAAGCGAGCGGTTTTCTAAATCTGCGGTTCTTTTTCATAATATTATAAAATTATAACATACTTATACACGTTGGGTGCAAAATTCAAATGGCGTAGTCTCTGTTTATGAAAAAGCATTCTATGATGCATTCTACACTAAGCCAAAAAGAAGAAGAAAGCCCAAAATATCCCTGCCTCAAATAGCCACTCTCTTCCTCAAGGTATAACTTTGCTTAGCCACTTGTATGCTTATGCTATTGGCTACAGCTTTTTTAGGAGGGCTTATGTATGGTCTTAATTTCGCACCCGACGTGTGTTAAAATAATAACATACTTATCAATTCTTTGAAGTCAATTCCTACCCTTTTGCAAGCCATGGGGAAAAGGCTCAGCTCTGTCAAACCAGGTATTGTGTTCACTTCTAAGAGATATGGAGTCCCTTCTCTGTTTACCCTAAAGTCTATCCTTGAAAGATCTTTAAGCTCAAGAACTTTGTATGCAAGAAGTGCAATTTCTTGTAGTTTTTCCACAAACTCTTCCTCCTCTAAGAAGGTATATTCTGTCATACCTTTCGTATACTTACTTTCATAATCGTAAATTCCCTTCTTGGGCTTTATCTCTATGGGCGGAAGTGGTTTTCCCTTTAAGATTCCTACCGTAATGTCCCTACCTTCAATGTATTCTTCCACCATGACCTTTTTTGAGATTTCCAAGCATTTTTCTATGGCTTCCTTTGCTTCCTCTCTGCCATTCACTACAAAAAGACCAACGCTTGAGCCTTGGTCTGCAGGTTTTACAACCGCAGGGTATATATCCCAGTTCAACTCCTCTCCTTTTTCTCTTACACAAATCCACTTAGGCACTTTTATACCGTGAAAGGTAAGAAGCTTTTTTGTTATATCCTTATCCATGGCTATACTGCTTCCAAGAACGCCAGAACCCACGTAGGGAATTCCAAGTATGTCAAGAAGCCCTTGCACTCTTCCATCCTCTCCATAAGGACCATGAAGAGCTATAAATACCTTATCAGGCTTTATTTCTCTCAGCTTTTCGCAAAGGTCTTCTGTTAGGTCTAAGGCTATGGCTTCGTGTCCGAGCTCTTGGAGTGCCTTTAATACCGCTTGACCACTTTTGAGAGATATTTCACGCTCCGCAGACCTTCCGCCCATAAGCACTACAACCCTCAACGAGCTTTACCTCCTCTTCCAAAAGTATACCAAAATCCTCAAATACCCTTCTCTTTGCCTCTTGTATTATTCTAATAACCTCTTGGTAAGTGCCACCACCCAAGTTTACCAAAAAGTTAGCATGAAGGTTAGAAAAGGCAATATTACCTATTCTATAGCCCTTCATTCCCACCTTTTCTAAGAGCCTTCCTGCGTATTCGCCTTGAGGGTTCTTAAAGGTAGAGCCACTCGTTGGCATGTTTATAGGCTGGGTCTGTTTTCTTTTCTTCCTTATTCTCTCAAACTCCTCCTCTACTTTGTGCTTAGCAGTTGGCACTTCAAAGGTAGCCATAAGCACTATTCCAAGCTCAGGAAAGGGAGATTTTCTATAGGAAAAGCTCAGGTCTTCCTTTTTTGCACTCTGAAGCCTTCCTTCCCAATCTATAAAGACCACCTCCACAAGATGCTGGCTTATTTCGTATCCAAAAGCTCCAGCGTTCATGGCAACCGCACCGCCCACTGTAGCTGGAAAGCCCCCAAGCCTATAAAAACCTTCAAGGTTCTCCTCAAGGGAAAGTTTAACAAGCTCAGACAAAGGCGTGCCAGCTTTAGCCCTTATTAAAAAGTATTGCTCCTTTTTCTCTACCTCAATTCCTCTAAAATTAACAGTGCTCAAGACTAAACCCTCAAAGTCTCCAAAAATAGTGTTTGCTCCTCTACCAAGAGGAAAAACCTCAAGACCCTTATCCTGCGCAAAGAATATCACACGCTTTAGCTCTTCCTCATCTATAGGTTGGCTAAAATATTTTGCAATACCACCAACTTTTATGGTGGTAAAAGGTGAGAGCTTTATATTCTTTTGAATAACCATGTTTAAAGCATTATCCAATAAATAAACCCCGCAGTCAAGGGCACGCTAAAGTTGTCATCCACACTAATTGGCAAAGCTTCAACAATTGCAGAAAATGAACATATCAAAAAAGCCTTCCACAAACCTAAGAAGGGCAAAAGGACCAAAAAGGTTGAAAGGAAAAAGGCTATACTTCCCTCAAGGCTTTTACTTCCCATCCTTGTTCTACCGTATCTCATTCCTACCATGCTGGCAAAGGCATCTCCCACTGCAAGCACTACCACAGATACCATAGCAGGCTCTTTTCCAAAGAGTAGAAACACAGAAAATATTCCAAGGTTTGCCCATAAGGCTTGAATACCGGGTTTTGAGAAGTTCTTCTCCCTTTCAAGGCTATATATGAGCCTGTAGTAAAAACCCAGTCTATCTTCCCAAAGTTTTAGCACTATAGCGAGGTTTATAGCTATAACAATAAGGAAAACAAAGAGGCTTAGACCTCTTGGAAAAAAGCCCAAAGGAATTAGCCAAAGGAGCAATGCAAAAAGATGGAAGACCTTTCTTCTTGTCTCTAAATCCTCTATAATTTCTCTTATGTTCATTTATGAGCCTACCAACCCTGAGGTTATTTTAATACACCTTCATGGATTTGCCAGTGATATCAAAGGCACTAAGGTAAGCATTCTAAGGGAGAGGAGTTTGCAAGGCAGGTTTTCCCTCTTTGCCATGGATATGGACTATCAGACTACTACCACGAGCAGGGTCTTGGAGGTGCTTGATACACTTGTAAGGGGCTTTTCCCAAAAGTTTTCTCAAGTTTGGCTCTCTGGAAGTTCTCACGGTGGATATATCTCTCTAAACTATCTCAAGTTTTACAAACCAGAAAAGGTCAAAAGGGTTTTCCTCTTTGCCCCTTCTTACTCAACACTTGCTCTTACTGTAAAGGAGGTGGGAGAGGCAAGGTGCAAAAATTGGCTGGAGGGTAAGGAAGACCTGAGCTTTACAGAGTGCGAAACAGGTCTTGAACTTACCATAAACAAAGAGTTTGCGGTAGATATACTCAAAAAGGGTTATGAAATACTAAGAGACAGCCATGTAGACTTTCCCTCAGAAGTTCCCTATGAGATTTATGTATTCCACGGCAGGCAAGACAGCACGGTGCCAATAGAACACTCAAAGCTTTTCGTAAGCAAGGTGAAGGTTAAAGAGTTTCTTGAGCTTGAGGATGACCATAGGCTTAGCAAGACTTTCAAGTGGCTTGTGGAAAAATATATGTAAGCCATATCTTTGATAAAGGTCATAGCAACTTCGGTCAAAACTGTCATATTTTATTTCATCAATGTTAAGGAGGTGTTAAGATGTTTGAATACAGCGAGAAGGTGCTTGACCACTTTTTGAACCCACGCAATGTGGGTGTGCTTGAGGATGCCAATGCCATAGGGCAGTGTGGCAATCCAGCCTGTGGTGATGCCATGCTCTTTACTCTTAAGATAAACCCAGAAAACGATATTATAGAGGATGTGAGATTTAAGACCTTTGGATGTGGCTCCGCCATAGCGGTCTCTTCTCAACTTACAGAGATGATAAAAGGGAAGCCTATAAGCTACGCTCTAAACCTCACATACAAGGACATCTTTGACGAGCTTGGTGGTCTTCCTCCACAGAAGATACACTGCACAAATCTTGGGCTTGAAACACTGCATGTGGCTATAAAGGACTACCTTCTCAAGCAGGGAAGAATAGAAGAGGCTATGCGTATACCTGACTGCTACGAAGAGGAAGAGGAAGAAAGCAGAGAGTTTGAATTCCTATCCACATGAAAGTACGGGCTGTTGCTCTTTTTTCTGGAGGGTTAGATAGTTCCTTAGCGGTCCGCCTCCTTCAGGACCAAGGCGTGGAAGTCAAAGCTCTACACTTTTATACTGGTTTTTGTATCACTGAGCATAAAAGACGCCTTGGGCTGAAGAGAGAAGACGGATCGCACTATGTTAACCCTGCTCTTAGAGCAGCAGCCCAGCTTCAAGTTCCCATAGAGATAGTGGATATATCTGAAGAATACTTTGAAATAATTCTCAATCCAAAATATGGATATGGCAAAAACGTAAACCCCTGTGTAGACTGTAGAATATTTATGCTCAAAAAGGCTAAGGAGATTATGGAGAAAGAGGGCTATCACTTCGTTATAACCGGTGAGGTGCTCGGTCAAAGACCTATGAGCCAGACCTACGAAAGGCTTATGCTTATAGAAAAGGAATCTGGACTTGAGGGATATATACTAAGACCCCTTTCTGCAAAACTGCTTCCTGAAACTATACCTGAGAAGCTTGGATGGGTAGACAGGGAAAGGCTTTTAGCCATAAGGGGAAGAGGTAGGAAAAAGCAGATAGCACTGGCAAAGAAGTATGGCATTGACTACGAACAGCCTGCAGGTGGATGTTGTTATCTCACAGACGAAAATTATGCCTATAGGTTTAAGGAAGCCTTTGCAGTGGAAGGTGTTATAACGAGGGATGATTTGGTGCTTTTCTCTGTAGGTAGACACTTTAGACTTCCTTCTGGTGCAAAGCTAATAATGGCAAGAAACGAAGGAGAAGTGAGGTTTCTTCAGGGATTTAGAAACAGATACGACTATGCTTACAGAAAAGACCTAAAGGGCACTTTTGCCATAATAAAGGGTAGCTTAAAGGAAGAAGAGAAAAAACTTGTGGCGGACCTTATCGCAAGGTATTCAAAAAATGAACCCTGTGAAGTGGTGTTGAACCTTGGAGGTGTGGAGTATAGCCTTTTTGGAGAGCCTCCAGCGGAAGAGCTTGTGGAGTCTCTTAAAATATACAATAGACAGGGGGTGAAACATGGAAATTGAAAACATAAAGCCGGACGTGGTTCACGATGTGGTAGGCACTTTTTGTCCTGTGCCAGTGGCAGAAACTGCAAAGATGATAAAGAGTATGCAAGTGGGTCAGGTGCTTGAGCTTGTGGCGGATGACCCAGGTGTGGTAGAGGACATACCTGCGTGGTGTAAGGCTACAGGTCAGGAGTTTTTGGGTTTATATGAAGAGGACGGTGAGTATCATCTTTTTATTAAAAAGGTAAAGGAAATATGAAGACGAGGATAACCTTAGATACAAAACTTGTGGATCTTATAAAGGAATTGCCTCAGGCAAAGGAAATACTAATGAGGTATGGCTATAAGGTCTTCATTGAGGAAGATGTGGAAGATGTGATTGTGGATAAGCTAACCATTAGAGGGTTTTGTAAGCTCATGGACTTAGATGACGAAGCTCAGGGAAATCTTTGGCAGGAAATACAAGATTTATACAGACAGCTGGAGGATAAGCCATGAACGAAAGGGAACTAAAGCAAGTGGAAGAGATTTTGGAGAAGATAAGACCAGCTCTAAAAGAGCATCATGGAGACCTAAAGGTGGTGGATATAAGAGAGGGTGAGGTCTACCTTCAGTTTGAAGGAGGATGTACCGACTGTCCAATAGTGGATGTGAGCGTCAAAAACGTGGTAGATATGGCAATAAAAGGCAACCTTGACTGGGTCAAAAAGGTGGAAATACTCCAGCCTAAGTATCAGATTGGATGACCTTTGACGGAAAGACTCAAGTTTATGGTATTTTGGGCTATCCTGTAAAACATTCTCTCTCTCCAGTTTTTCAAAACAGGGCTTTTAGGCACTTTTCACTAAATGCAGTCTATGTTCCTTTTGAAGTAAAACCAGAAGACTTTGAAATAGCTTTTAGAGGTTTAAAAGCCCTTGGTGTAAAGGGTGTTAACATAACCTTGCCTCATAAGGAAAGGGCTCTTGAGCTTGCGGATTTCAAAGACAGCCATGCACAAGCTATAGGGTCCGCAAACACTCTGAAGTTTACAGAAGAAGGAGTCTATGCCTACAATACGGACTGGATAGGTTTCCTCAAGTCCGTAAAGGAGCTAACTCCCAATCTTAGAGACCTTAAGGTCTTAGTCCTTGGTGCGGGTGGGTCTGCCAGGGCGGTGCTATACGCCCTAAAACTTGAAGGTGCAAGGATATTCCTTTGGAACAGGACAGAAGAAAAAGCCAAAAGGCTTTGCGAAGAGTTTGGGTGTATGCATGTAAAAAAGCCAGAAGAAGCTTTAGAGGAAGCAGAGCTTATCGTCAACACCACATCCCTTGGCTTAAAGAATGAAGACCCACCTATATTTAATTACGAAGAGCTAAAACCACATCACAAGGTAATGGATATCATATACAGAGAAACTCCCCTTCTAAAGTCCGCAAAGGAAAAGGGATGCCTTTACAAAGATGGTCTTGACATGCTTTTATATCAAGGCATGGAGAGTTTTAGAATATGGACGGGATATGAAGTTCCCTATGAGGTGGTAAAAAACTCTGTGCTTGAATATATAATATGAAAGGATGGAGGTTTTTGTCTTAGATACGAGTGTGTTTACCAATCCAGATGTATATTCACAGTTTGAGAAGGACCAACTGGGTGCTATAGAAAACTTTATAACCCTTGCATCTCATAGCAGAGCAAAGTTTTTTATGCCCACCTCTGTTTACGAAGAGTTTAACAAGATTGTGGAGCTCGGAAGCTTAAAGCCAAAGTTTGAACTCGCTGTAAGGATTCGTTCTCCCAGAAGATACAACCTTATGGTTCCTGCAGAGTTTCTTTACGAATTTATAGAGGAAGTGCGCTATAGGGTAAACAAGGGTTTGCGTATTGCAGAGGAGCATACAAAGGAAGCAGGTAGGCTCACTCAAGAGGATGTGGGGAGGCTAATAAACAAACTAAGAGAAAAATACAGAGAAGCTCTTAGAGCAGGCATAATAGACAGTAAAGAGGACCTTGATGTTTTGCTTTTGGCTTACGAGCTTGATGGTGTTTTGGTCTCTGGAGATGAAGGTCTCAGAAGCTGGGCGGATAAAGTGGGTATAAAGCTCATAGACCCAAAGAGTTTTAGAGTAATCCTTGAAAACTACACAATTAGAACCTAATCTATAAGAGAGCCACCTCTTAGTATGTGTCCCAAAAGCCCTGTCATATTAAGGAACACCTTTTCAAACTCCAAAAGCCAAAACTCTCCTTCTTGCCTTAGTGATAGCTGGTTTACCTGTATGTGGACGGATGCATGTTTCATCTGTTCCATGAATATGAGAGCGTTTTCCCTTTTTCTGAACCTACATCTAAATACCCTGTGGACTTTGCCTTCTTCCCTTGCCATTTTACACGCTTGGAAAAGACCACTCAAAAAGGCTTCTCCAAGCTCTCTGAAAAACTCTTGAGTTTTTTCTACCCCTTCCTCTTCTATAAACAAGGCAAGCCTTAATAGCCTGTTGGTGTAGTAGTCCGCAGGAAGCCCAAGCATATTGAGAGATGTAATCCTTATATCGTTAAGATTGGCATAGCTGGTAATATACTTTACTCTTTTATCCCTCTCTGAATCTTCCTTTAGAACCACTCCTTCCCTTTTTTCCTCATTTAGCCTTCTGAGGAGAGCTTTGAGCTCTTCTATCTGCT
Proteins encoded:
- a CDS encoding D-alanine--D-alanine ligase, whose amino-acid sequence is MRVVVLMGGRSAEREISLKSGQAVLKALQELGHEAIALDLTEDLCEKLREIKPDKVFIALHGPYGEDGRVQGLLDILGIPYVGSGVLGSSIAMDKDITKKLLTFHGIKVPKWICVREKGEELNWDIYPAVVKPADQGSSVGLFVVNGREEAKEAIEKCLEISKKVMVEEYIEGRDITVGILKGKPLPPIEIKPKKGIYDYESKYTKGMTEYTFLEEEEFVEKLQEIALLAYKVLELKDLSRIDFRVNREGTPYLLEVNTIPGLTELSLFPMACKRVGIDFKELISMLLF
- the murB gene encoding UDP-N-acetylmuramate dehydrogenase is translated as MVIQKNIKLSPFTTIKVGGIAKYFSQPIDEEELKRVIFFAQDKGLEVFPLGRGANTIFGDFEGLVLSTVNFRGIEVEKKEQYFLIRAKAGTPLSELVKLSLEENLEGFYRLGGFPATVGGAVAMNAGAFGYEISQHLVEVVFIDWEGRLQSAKKEDLSFSYRKSPFPELGIVLMATFEVPTAKHKVEEEFERIRKKRKQTQPINMPTSGSTFKNPQGEYAGRLLEKVGMKGYRIGNIAFSNLHANFLVNLGGGTYQEVIRIIQEAKRRVFEDFGILLEEEVKLVEGCSAYGRKVCGA
- a CDS encoding diacylglycerol/polyprenol kinase family protein; the encoded protein is MNIREIIEDLETRRKVFHLFALLLWLIPLGFFPRGLSLFVFLIVIAINLAIVLKLWEDRLGFYYRLIYSLEREKNFSKPGIQALWANLGIFSVFLLFGKEPAMVSVVVLAVGDAFASMVGMRYGRTRMGSKSLEGSIAFFLSTFLVLLPFLGLWKAFLICSFSAIVEALPISVDDNFSVPLTAGFIYWIML
- a CDS encoding YqiA/YcfP family alpha/beta fold hydrolase, with the translated sequence MFIYEPTNPEVILIHLHGFASDIKGTKVSILRERSLQGRFSLFAMDMDYQTTTTSRVLEVLDTLVRGFSQKFSQVWLSGSSHGGYISLNYLKFYKPEKVKRVFLFAPSYSTLALTVKEVGEARCKNWLEGKEDLSFTECETGLELTINKEFAVDILKKGYEILRDSHVDFPSEVPYEIYVFHGRQDSTVPIEHSKLFVSKVKVKEFLELEDDHRLSKTFKWLVEKYM
- a CDS encoding iron-sulfur cluster assembly scaffold protein encodes the protein MFEYSEKVLDHFLNPRNVGVLEDANAIGQCGNPACGDAMLFTLKINPENDIIEDVRFKTFGCGSAIAVSSQLTEMIKGKPISYALNLTYKDIFDELGGLPPQKIHCTNLGLETLHVAIKDYLLKQGRIEEAMRIPDCYEEEEEESREFEFLST
- a CDS encoding sulfurtransferase TusA family protein; the protein is MEIENIKPDVVHDVVGTFCPVPVAETAKMIKSMQVGQVLELVADDPGVVEDIPAWCKATGQEFLGLYEEDGEYHLFIKKVKEI
- a CDS encoding DUF1858 domain-containing protein, with the translated sequence MKTRITLDTKLVDLIKELPQAKEILMRYGYKVFIEEDVEDVIVDKLTIRGFCKLMDLDDEAQGNLWQEIQDLYRQLEDKP
- a CDS encoding NifU family protein, coding for MNERELKQVEEILEKIRPALKEHHGDLKVVDIREGEVYLQFEGGCTDCPIVDVSVKNVVDMAIKGNLDWVKKVEILQPKYQIG
- the aroE gene encoding shikimate dehydrogenase, encoding MTFDGKTQVYGILGYPVKHSLSPVFQNRAFRHFSLNAVYVPFEVKPEDFEIAFRGLKALGVKGVNITLPHKERALELADFKDSHAQAIGSANTLKFTEEGVYAYNTDWIGFLKSVKELTPNLRDLKVLVLGAGGSARAVLYALKLEGARIFLWNRTEEKAKRLCEEFGCMHVKKPEEALEEAELIVNTTSLGLKNEDPPIFNYEELKPHHKVMDIIYRETPLLKSAKEKGCLYKDGLDMLLYQGMESFRIWTGYEVPYEVVKNSVLEYII
- a CDS encoding RNA ligase partner protein is translated as MEVFVLDTSVFTNPDVYSQFEKDQLGAIENFITLASHSRAKFFMPTSVYEEFNKIVELGSLKPKFELAVRIRSPRRYNLMVPAEFLYEFIEEVRYRVNKGLRIAEEHTKEAGRLTQEDVGRLINKLREKYREALRAGIIDSKEDLDVLLLAYELDGVLVSGDEGLRSWADKVGIKLIDPKSFRVILENYTIRT